From the Theobroma cacao cultivar B97-61/B2 chromosome 2, Criollo_cocoa_genome_V2, whole genome shotgun sequence genome, one window contains:
- the LOC18610108 gene encoding RING-H2 finger protein ATL5 isoform X1 — protein MLNYILWFVSHLKFAWNLLLNYSLFPNYNQEQQLQHRPGVAEKLGLVTYKCKQQQGCFDDNDEEEEEACAVCLCKIEEDDEMRELRCNHLFHKVCLDRWLGYSHSTTCPICRTFLTPAKVIASVEVLTFNYCTFSPNHRDNWWLR, from the coding sequence ATGCTGAATTACATTCTTTGGTTTGTAAGCCATTTGAAATTTGCCTGGAACTTGCTGCTTAACTATTCCTTGTTCCCCAATTACAACCAGGAGCAACAGCTGCAGCACCGGCCGGGCGTTGCCGAGAAACTTGGCCTAGTCACATACAAGTGCAAGCAGCAGCAAGGCTGCTTTGACGACAACgacgaagaagaagaagaagcttgTGCTGTGTGCCTATGCAAGattgaagaagatgatgagATGAGAGAGCTGAGATGTAATCATCTCTTTCACAAGGTTTGCTTGGATAGATGGCTTGGTTACAGCCATTCCACGACCTGTCCCATTTGCAGAACTTTCTTGACTCCTGCTAAAGTAATAGCCAGTGTTGAAGTGCTAACATTCAACTACTGCACTTTCAGCCCCAACCACCGTGATAACTGGTGGCTGCGCTAG
- the LOC18610108 gene encoding uncharacterized protein LOC18610108 isoform X2 produces MLNYILWFVSHLKFAWNLLLNYSLFPNYNQEQQLQHRPGVAEKLGLVTYKCKQQQGCFDDNDEEEEEACAVCLCKIEEDDEMRELRCNHLFHKVEIRNKSRIIQDLSAVQCSAVKKNSKEMLEEERNKAGQCVCNAVFE; encoded by the exons ATGCTGAATTACATTCTTTGGTTTGTAAGCCATTTGAAATTTGCCTGGAACTTGCTGCTTAACTATTCCTTGTTCCCCAATTACAACCAGGAGCAACAGCTGCAGCACCGGCCGGGCGTTGCCGAGAAACTTGGCCTAGTCACATACAAGTGCAAGCAGCAGCAAGGCTGCTTTGACGACAACgacgaagaagaagaagaagcttgTGCTGTGTGCCTATGCAAGattgaagaagatgatgagATGAGAGAGCTGAGATGTAATCATCTCTTTCACAAG GTAGAAATCAGAAATAAGTCCAGAATTATTCAAGACTTGAGTGCAGTGCAGTGCAGTGCAGTGAAGAAGAACAGCAAGGAGATGCTCgaggaagaaagaaacaaagctGGACAGTGTGTATGCAATGCAGTGTTTGAATAA